The following proteins come from a genomic window of Cervus canadensis isolate Bull #8, Minnesota chromosome 3, ASM1932006v1, whole genome shotgun sequence:
- the TAS2R5 gene encoding LOW QUALITY PROTEIN: taste receptor type 2 member 5 (The sequence of the model RefSeq protein was modified relative to this genomic sequence to represent the inferred CDS: inserted 3 bases in 2 codons; substituted 1 base at 1 genomic stop codon), with protein MRQVGEKDSGTCCLKSHHRSLAPGEVHASSRLSDQWQLWSSPCLSTAAGGVLRRQALRWVGCGTVLAAWAQGLLTAVSLCLPRCLAHAVPTSVLGLLMLVAVAEFLIGLVGNGVFVVWSFREWLRTSRESLYNLIVPSLAVCWLLLQWLIVVDLSLFLLFQSSHWLRYLSVFRVLVSQASLWFASFLSVCYCRTILTVNXAVLWLKQRACYLSCCCFLVYFTINLXLTVRGGLDFSSPSQGNSSILFPLSNWHYICVLQLNTGSMMPCMMFLVSSGLLIVPLYGHYRKMKVHTAGRRDAQAKAHITVRKSLACFLILYVVYILASPFSISSKTFPVNLITLFISETXYPSLHSVILIMGNPRMKQTCERILWKTVCA; from the exons ATGCGGCAGGTAGGAGAGAAGGACAGTGGCACCTGCTGCCTGAAAAGTCACCACAGAAGCCTGGCTCCTGGAGAGGTTCATGCCTCATCCCGGCTCTCTGACCAGTGGCAGTTGTGGTCTTCCCCTTGCCTCTCCACAGCTGCAGGCGGGGTTCTCAGGCGCCAGGCCCTCAGGTGGGTGGGCTGCGGCACAGTGCTTGCAGCCTGGGCCCAGGGGCTGCTCACTGCTGTGTCCCTGTGCCTGCCGCGCTGCCTGGCACATG CCGTGCCGACTTCTGTCCTAGGACTGCTGATGCTGGTGGCAGTGGCTGAATTTCTCATTGGCCTTGTTGGAAATGGAGTTTTTGTGGTCTGGAGTTTTCGAGAATGGCTCCGAACATCCAGGGAGTCCTTGTATAACCTCATTGTCCCGAGCCTGGCAGTCTGTTGGTTGCTTCTGCAATGGTTGATTGTGGTGGACTTAAGTCTGTTCCTGCTTTTCCAGAGCAGCCATTGGCTTCGCTATCTCAGTGTCTTCAGGGTTCTGGTAAGCCAGGCCAGCCTGTGGTTTGCGAGTTTTCTCAGTGTCTGCTACTGTAGGACGATCCTGACCGTGA ATGCGGTCCTGTGGCTGAAGCAGAGGGCCTGTTACCTGAGTTGCTGCTGCTTCCTGGTGTACTTCACGATCAATTTGTAACTTACAGTCAGGGGTGGCTTAGACTTCTCCAGTCCTTCCCAAGGAAACAGCAGCATCTTATTCCCCCTTTCAAACTGGcactatatatgtgtattacaGCTCAATACAGGAAGCATGATGCCTTGCATGATGTTTCTTGTTTCCTCTGGGCTGCTGATTGTCCCTTTGTATGGACACTACAGGAAGATGAAGGTCCATACAGCCGGCAGAAGAGATGCTCAGGCCAAGGCTCACATCACTGTCCGGAAGTCCTTGGCCTGTTTCCTTATACTTTACGTGGTCTACATCCTGGCCAGCCCCTTCTCCATCAGCTCCAAGACTTTTCCTGTGAATCTCATCACTCTCTTCATCTCTGAGAC CTACCCTTCTCTTCATTCTGTCATACTGATCATGGGGAACCCCAGGATGAAGCAGACATGTGAGAGAATCCTGTGGAAGACTGTGTGTGCTTGA